From a region of the Methanobrevibacter sp. V74 genome:
- a CDS encoding 30S ribosomal protein S13, translated as MEDEFKHLVRISRKDVNGNKTIEQALTEIKGVGISLSKTMCRILDLDLDVKIGYIADEDVLKIEEILENPLDHGIPTWMLNRREDYVTGENIHLIESDLDMTLRDDLNRMKKTRSYKGRRHEVGLPVRGQRTKSTFRKSSSVGVKRSRG; from the coding sequence ATGGAAGACGAATTCAAACATTTAGTACGTATTTCAAGAAAGGACGTTAATGGTAATAAAACCATCGAACAAGCTTTAACTGAAATAAAAGGTGTTGGAATATCTTTATCTAAAACTATGTGCCGCATTTTGGACTTAGATTTAGATGTTAAAATTGGATACATTGCTGACGAAGATGTTTTAAAAATTGAAGAAATTTTGGAAAATCCTTTAGATCATGGAATCCCAACTTGGATGTTAAACAGAAGAGAGGATTATGTAACTGGTGAAAACATTCACTTAATCGAGTCAGACCTTGACATGACTTTAAGGGATGATTTGAACAGAATGAAAAAGACCAGAAGCTACAAAGGTAGAAGACATGAAGTTGGTTTGCCTGTTAGAGGTCAAAGAACCAAGTCTACTTTCAGAAAAAGTTCTTCAGTTGGTGTAAAACGTTCAAGAGGTTAG
- a CDS encoding 30S ribosomal protein S11, with the protein MAKDEKWGIANIYSSFNNTIITVTDITGAETISQWSGGKVVRADRQQASPFAAMAAANRIADDAKEKGFVGLHIKVRAPGGNGPRSPGPGAQATIRALARAGIKIGKIEDITPIPHDGTGRPGGKRGRRV; encoded by the coding sequence ATGGCAAAAGATGAAAAATGGGGTATAGCTAATATTTACTCATCATTTAATAACACTATTATTACTGTAACAGATATTACTGGTGCTGAGACTATTTCTCAATGGTCCGGTGGTAAAGTTGTTCGTGCAGATAGACAACAAGCTTCACCATTCGCAGCAATGGCTGCAGCAAATAGAATAGCTGATGATGCTAAGGAAAAAGGTTTTGTTGGATTGCATATTAAAGTAAGAGCTCCTGGTGGAAATGGGCCTAGAAGTCCTGGACCTGGTGCACAAGCAACAATTCGTGCTTTAGCAAGAGCTGGAATTAAAATAGGAAAAATTGAAGATATCACTCCTATTCCTCACGATGGTACTGGAAGACCTGGTGGTAAAAGAGGAAGAAGAGTTTAA
- a CDS encoding 30S ribosomal protein S4, whose protein sequence is MGQPRKSRKKYNTPPHPWNAERIKNENKLMTKYGLKNKKEIWKADTLVRRYSREARFLLGFDTDQMVKEKLELLGHLARTGVLPEGAALEDILDLNVEDILRRRLQTIVFKKGLARTPKEARMFVVHGHIALNGKKIDSPSYVVLDGQEDDVGFYSSSPVAKQIEEYNNGKDNKANTEE, encoded by the coding sequence ATGGGACAACCTAGAAAATCAAGGAAAAAGTATAATACACCACCACATCCTTGGAATGCGGAAAGAATTAAAAATGAAAATAAATTAATGACTAAATACGGCTTAAAAAACAAAAAAGAAATTTGGAAAGCTGATACTTTAGTTAGAAGATATAGTAGGGAAGCAAGATTCTTACTTGGTTTCGATACTGATCAAATGGTTAAAGAAAAATTAGAATTATTAGGACACTTAGCTAGAACCGGTGTTTTGCCAGAAGGTGCAGCTCTTGAAGATATTTTAGATTTAAATGTAGAGGATATCTTAAGAAGAAGATTACAAACTATCGTATTTAAGAAAGGTTTAGCTCGTACTCCTAAAGAAGCAAGAATGTTTGTTGTACACGGTCACATAGCTTTAAATGGTAAAAAAATCGATTCACCAAGTTATGTAGTATTGGATGGTCAAGAAGATGATGTTGGTTTCTATAGTTCTTCACCTGTAGCAAAACAAATTGAAGAGTACAACAACGGTAAGGATAATAAAGCTAATACAGAAGAATAA